CGTCTTGGCCAGCCCCGGCACGCCTTCCAGCAGGCAGTGTCCGCTGGTAAAGATGGCCGCGAACAGCTGCTCGATAACTTCGTCCTGGCCGATGATGACCTTTTGCAATTCTTCCTGCA
This window of the Pirellulales bacterium genome carries:
- a CDS encoding AAA family ATPase, with protein sequence MGEVLQEFSQHRRLMQEELQKVIIGQDEVIEQLFAAIFTSGHCLLEGVPGLAKT